The following proteins come from a genomic window of Populus alba chromosome 12, ASM523922v2, whole genome shotgun sequence:
- the LOC118044631 gene encoding uncharacterized protein, which produces MKIPENDPITLSNDLIHSLLNHHIPLIQSFKGKWGLIKSKLADLQTELTDFSEFQTSLANPLSLDLLHSISQTLTDAILSAEKCQDTNLTEGKLKTQSDIDSILAKLNQNVKDCEILIKSGVLQDGIVSGSGSKRELVRAESRNLITRLQIGSPESKNLAMDSVLSLIQEDDKNVMIAVAQGIVPVLVRLLDCNSCLDIKEKTVAAISIISMVDSSKHVLIAEGLLLLNQLIRILESGSGFAKEKACIALQTLSFSRENARAIGSRGGICSLLEICQAGTPSSQGLASGVLRNLAVFEEIRENFIEENAVFVLIGLAASGTALAQENAIGCLCNLVKDDENLKLLIVKEGVIECLRNYWDSCPPIRSPEVAVELLRELASSQAIAEGLVSDGFIVRLVAVLNLGVSGVRIAAARAASELSCNTKTRKEMGELGCIGPLIKMLDGKAVEEKEAAAKALSLLVLYAGNRRIFRKSEGGIVSTVQLLDTSIQNLDKKYPVSILASLVHSKKCRKQMIAAGASVHLKKLVDMNVEGSKKLLNGLGRGKIWGVFARP; this is translated from the coding sequence ATGAAAATACCAGAGAACGACCCAATAACTCTCTCGAACGACCTTATACACTCCCTTTTAAACCACCATATCCCGTTAATACAATCTTTCAAAGGCAAATGGGGTTTAATAAAATCCAAACTAGCTGATCTCCAAACTGAACTCACTGATTTTTCCGAGTTCCAAACTTCACTCGCTAACCCACTCTCTCTCGATCTCCTTCACTCTATTTCACAAACTCTAACCGATGCTATCCTCTCAGCTGAAAAGTGTCAAGATACAAACTTGACGGAAGGGAAGCTTAAAACTCAAAGTGATATTGATTCGATTTTAGCCAAGTTGAATCAAAATGTGAAAGATTGTGAGATTTTGATCAAAAGTGGGGTTCTTCAAGATGGAATAGTATCTGGGTCTGGTTCAAAAAGAGAGCTTGTTAGAGCTGAGTCAAGGAATTTGATAACTCGGCTGCAAATAGGGAGCCCTGAGTCTAAGAACTTGGCTATGGACTCAGTTTTGAGTTTGATTCAGGAGGATGATAAGAATGTAATGATTGCTGTTGCACAAGGTATTGTGCCTGTTCTTGTTAGATTACTTGATTGTAACAGTTGTCTTGATATTAAAGAGAAAACTGTAGCTgcaatttcaataatttcaatGGTGGATAGCAGTAAACATGTTTTGATAGCAGAAGGGTTGTTGCTTTTGAATCAGTTGATTAGGATTCTCGAATCAGGAAGTGGGTTCGCGAAAGAAAAAGCTTGTATTGCACTTCAAACTTTAAGCTTTTCGAGAGAGAATGCAAGGGCAATAGGATCTAGAGGTGGGATTTGTTCATTATTAGAGATTTGTCAAGCTGGAACACCTAGTTCACAGGGTCTTGCAAGTGGGGTTTTGAGGAACTTGGCTGTGTTTGAGGAGATCAGAGAGAATTTTATAGAAGAAAATGCTGTTTTTGTTCTCATTGGGCTTGCAGCTTCTGGGACCGCATTAGCTCAAGAAAATGCTATTGGTTGTTTATGCAATTTGGTTAAGGATGATGAAAATTTGAAGCTTTTGATTGTCAAGGAAGGGGTTATTGAGTGTTTGAGGAATTACTGGGATTCATGTCCTCCGATTAGGAGTCCTGAAGTTGCTGTTGAGTTGTTAAGGGAGTTGGCTTCTAGCCAAGCTATTGCTGAAGGGCTTGTTTCTGATGGGTTTATTGTTAGGCTTGTGGCGGTGTTGAATCTTGGTGTCTCGGGTGTGAGAATTGCAGCTGCTAGAGCTGCGTCTGAGCTTAGTTGTAACACTAAAACAAGGAAAGAAATGGGAGAATTAGGGTGCATTGGTCCGTTGATTAAAATGTTGGATGGTAAGGCTGTGGAAGAGAAGGAAGCAGCAGCAAAAGCTTTGTCATTGCTTGTGTTGTATGCTGGTAATAGGAGAATTTTCAGAAAGTCCGAGGGAGGGATAGTCAGCACAGTTCAGCTATTGGATACTTCGATACAGAATTTGGATAAGAAGTACCCTGTTTCTATATTGGCCTCACTTGTACATTCTAAGAAGTGTAGGAAGCAAATGATTGCTGCTGGTGCTAGCGTGCACTTGAAGAAACTTGTGGATATGAATGTTGAAGGATCTAAGAAGCTCTTGAATGGGCTTGGCCGGGGTAAGATTTGGGGTGTCTTTGCCAGGCCCTAG